One part of the Anopheles coustani chromosome 2, idAnoCousDA_361_x.2, whole genome shotgun sequence genome encodes these proteins:
- the LOC131264661 gene encoding uncharacterized protein LOC131264661, with protein MTIPAYSVFLGACVLLLYTGLRSTSASYVGGDPDQVVQFGTYDVTLQECFFQKIFASMPSPQAVAFNNPAAKAIAFISIETDQGMDLGGITGSIASGTIGTSTSIILLVTASPVSTQFLNSANVRMFCKK; from the exons ATGACGATTCCTGCGTACAGTGTATTTTTGGGGGCgtgcgtgctgctgctgtacaCCGGACTTCGGTCGACGAGTGCTAGCTACGTCGGCGGCGACCCGGATCAGGTTGTGCAGTTCGGAACGTACGATGTGACGCTGCAGGAGTGTTTCTTTCAGAAGATTTTCGCTTCAATGCCATCACCACAAGCTGTGGCGTTCAACAAC CCGGCAGCGAAAGCGATTGCTTTCATTTCGATCGAGACGGACCAAGGAATGGATTTGGGCGGCATCACGGGCTCGATCGCATCCGGTACGATTGGTACGAGCACTTCCATCATTCTACTGGTCACTGCCTCGCCGGTATCCACGCAATTCCTTAATTCTGCTAATGTAAGGATGTTCTGTAAGAAATAA
- the LOC131264662 gene encoding uncharacterized protein LOC131264662: MHSSKLIGTVCLLALVLCCVDATLPTTTNPAVVEFGTADAALLQCFDKTIYEFNKSPSAVSFISPTNINYVKVETLKPGLNGGVTAEITSGAIKKPNIVITLTEPGRRSLFKSNIRVTMFCAK; encoded by the exons ATGCATTCCTCGAAGCTTATCGGAACGGTCTGCTTGCTGGCACTCGTCCTGTGTTGCGTCGACGCCACTCTGCCGACGACCACAAATCCTGCGGTAGTAGAGTTTGGAACTGCCGATGCTGCCCTGCTTCAGTGCTTCGACAAGACCATCTACGAGTTTAACAAAAGTCCATCGGCTGTTTCCTTCATTTCG CCAACCAACATCAACTACGTCAAAGTGGAAACATTGAAACCAGGGCTGAATGGTGGCGTAACTGCCGAAATCACTTCCGGAGCTATCAAAAAACCGAACATTGTCATTACACTGACCGAGCCAGGAAGGAGATCGTTATTCAAGAGCAACATTCGGGTAACAATGTTCTGCGCAAAGTGA